A section of the Flavobacterium ardleyense genome encodes:
- a CDS encoding TonB-dependent receptor domain-containing protein, whose product MIQLKGFSFLFFLFITSTIFAQSKVSGVVVQSGKKPLSGVEVYNVDLSKKTMTDSKGAFSMEVQDGSDNAVVLYKDGYQMMETTLNSARPNVEIILQSVINLSEVVIQNERAKLSNMNKLRDVEETAIYAGKKTEVIAVSKLTANKSINNTRQIFAQVVGITINEGAEGGLQLNIGGRGLNPNRTSNFNTRQNGYDISADVLGYPESYYSTPTEALEEIQIVRGAASLQYGTQFGGLVNFKIKSPSKKEIEVSTRNTLGSHNLFTNFTSLSGTKGKFSYYTFYNFKKGDGFRPNSEFESKNFFANLNYQFTDKTSLHFDYTHFDYLAQQAGGLTDFMFNQDPLQSNRTRNWFGVDWNLFALRLKHKVSDNGDISLQLFGLDASRKAVGYRSNRVSNPDIEGTVRDLVIGDFVNWGAEARYLQKHNFLGNNNALLIGAKYYQAKNSGLQGPGSSGSDANFSVATDEFPLYPSQSDYEYPNLNISIFGENIFRVTDKFSITPGFRFENIRTQAIGSYRQINVDLAGNPILDVTKEENNIKDRNFLLFGIGLSYKPTNRLEFYGNVSQNYRSVTFNDIRTVSTSQVIAESIGDETGYTSDIGIRGQIDNKVTFDASVFGLYYNEKIGEYEALNPNGSALVVRFRDNIGTAITYGFEAMIDWSISKTFFAENDQFSWSVFTNSAITESEYLESDVLKIKGNKVEFVPLLNLKTGTSIGYKNFMSSIQLSYVSSQFTEANNSITDNLDNTFGIFGEIPSYYVADISASYKWKMFKLEAGVTNFTDNKYFTRRATGYPGPGIIPSETRAFYTTLEFTF is encoded by the coding sequence ATGATACAATTAAAGGGTTTTAGTTTTTTGTTTTTTCTTTTTATTACTTCTACGATCTTCGCTCAATCAAAAGTGAGTGGAGTGGTAGTACAATCAGGAAAAAAGCCACTTTCGGGAGTCGAAGTCTACAATGTAGATTTGTCAAAAAAAACAATGACCGATTCAAAAGGAGCTTTTAGCATGGAGGTTCAAGACGGATCTGATAATGCTGTTGTGCTTTATAAAGATGGCTATCAAATGATGGAGACTACTTTAAATTCTGCTAGACCAAACGTGGAAATTATACTTCAAAGCGTAATCAATTTATCTGAAGTTGTAATTCAGAACGAGCGCGCTAAGTTATCAAATATGAATAAGTTACGTGATGTAGAAGAAACGGCGATTTACGCGGGAAAGAAGACCGAAGTTATTGCAGTATCTAAATTGACCGCAAATAAATCCATCAACAATACTAGACAGATTTTTGCGCAAGTGGTGGGAATCACCATCAACGAAGGAGCAGAAGGTGGACTTCAATTAAATATTGGAGGTCGTGGATTAAATCCAAATAGAACCTCAAATTTCAATACTCGCCAAAACGGTTATGATATTAGTGCCGATGTTTTAGGATATCCAGAAAGTTACTATTCAACTCCAACCGAAGCTTTGGAAGAAATACAGATTGTTCGTGGAGCCGCATCATTGCAATACGGAACGCAGTTTGGAGGGTTGGTGAATTTCAAAATCAAATCTCCATCAAAAAAGGAAATTGAAGTGTCTACTAGAAACACTTTAGGATCACACAATCTTTTCACCAACTTTACTTCGTTGAGTGGAACAAAAGGAAAGTTTAGTTACTATACTTTTTACAACTTTAAAAAAGGTGATGGTTTTCGACCAAATTCTGAATTTGAAAGTAAGAATTTTTTTGCGAACCTGAATTATCAATTTACAGACAAAACATCTTTGCACTTTGATTATACTCATTTTGACTATTTAGCGCAGCAGGCGGGAGGATTAACTGATTTTATGTTTAATCAGGATCCTTTACAGAGTAACAGAACGAGAAATTGGTTTGGGGTTGATTGGAATTTATTTGCGTTACGACTGAAGCATAAAGTTTCTGACAACGGAGATATCTCTTTACAGTTATTTGGACTAGATGCGAGCCGAAAGGCGGTTGGGTATAGAAGTAATCGAGTTTCAAATCCTGATATTGAAGGTACGGTGCGCGATCTTGTCATAGGTGATTTTGTGAATTGGGGAGCCGAAGCCCGCTATTTGCAAAAGCATAACTTTCTTGGCAATAACAATGCACTATTGATTGGTGCCAAATATTATCAAGCAAAAAATTCAGGTTTGCAAGGACCTGGAAGTTCCGGTAGTGATGCAAACTTCAGTGTGGCAACAGATGAATTTCCATTGTATCCGAGTCAATCTGATTATGAATATCCTAATCTAAACATATCCATTTTTGGAGAAAATATTTTTAGAGTCACCGATAAATTTTCTATTACGCCAGGCTTTAGATTCGAAAATATTCGTACTCAAGCAATCGGATCGTATCGTCAAATTAATGTTGATCTCGCCGGAAATCCTATTTTAGATGTAACTAAAGAAGAAAATAACATTAAAGATCGAAATTTCTTATTATTTGGAATTGGATTAAGCTATAAACCTACAAACCGTTTGGAATTTTACGGAAATGTTTCACAGAATTACCGCTCTGTAACCTTTAACGACATTAGGACTGTTTCAACCTCTCAGGTTATTGCTGAAAGCATTGGCGACGAAACTGGCTATACATCAGATATTGGTATTCGTGGTCAGATCGATAATAAAGTAACATTTGATGCAAGTGTTTTTGGACTTTATTATAACGAGAAAATTGGTGAGTATGAAGCGTTAAATCCAAATGGCAGTGCCCTTGTTGTGCGATTTCGCGACAATATCGGAACGGCAATTACCTACGGATTTGAAGCGATGATTGATTGGAGTATCAGCAAAACTTTCTTTGCGGAGAACGATCAATTTAGCTGGAGCGTTTTTACCAATTCGGCAATTACAGAATCAGAGTATTTAGAATCTGACGTATTAAAAATAAAAGGAAATAAAGTTGAATTCGTTCCTTTGTTAAATTTGAAAACTGGGACTTCAATTGGGTATAAAAACTTTATGTCGAGCATTCAGCTAAGTTACGTTTCATCTCAATTTACCGAAGCTAATAACAGTATTACTGATAATTTGGACAATACCTTCGGGATTTTCGGCGAAATTCCATCTTACTACGTAGCAGATATTTCGGCGTCTTACAAATGGAAGATGTTTAAATTAGAAGCAGGAGTTACAAACTTTACAGATAATAAATATTTTACACGTCGTGCGACCGGATATCCTGGCCCTGGAATTATTCCGTCAGAAACTAGAGCATTTTATACAACTTTGGAGTTTACTTTTTAG
- a CDS encoding transglutaminase domain-containing protein, with amino-acid sequence MTQSTDLIASYIKSHFKSDQDKSRAVFVWVATNISYEIDYLYDVTENRDQKILRSLKSRKGICENYAALFTEICNKVGLQSYVIEGYTKHNSNISSQSHAWSAALVDGFWYLYDPTWSAGFVKNGKFIKKMNDDFFQQHPEDYLASHMPFDYLWQFSNSPISNQDFCSEKINITSNIKKFDFQKALKIQQQQSYEEKLKSSAERVEDTGVQNNLIRKQLTYLKTAIDHAHQNKVVNLYNAAAAHYNEALTALNNFIEIRNNSSRQTASDHSLKNMVAKAEVDISTASEILNSLPTANPKTTLAANRLRKSVISVNVDVQKQKQWLKNYLREDKNGRRDRFNKRTASVLSTRKRS; translated from the coding sequence ATGACTCAAAGTACAGACTTGATTGCTTCTTATATTAAATCACATTTCAAATCTGACCAAGATAAAAGTCGAGCAGTTTTTGTGTGGGTTGCAACTAATATTTCTTATGAAATCGATTATTTATACGACGTTACAGAAAATAGAGATCAAAAGATATTGCGATCATTAAAATCGCGAAAAGGAATTTGCGAAAATTATGCAGCATTATTTACAGAGATATGTAATAAAGTTGGTCTTCAATCGTACGTTATAGAGGGATACACTAAGCATAATTCGAATATTAGTTCGCAATCGCATGCGTGGAGCGCAGCCTTAGTTGACGGTTTTTGGTATTTATATGACCCCACTTGGAGCGCTGGATTCGTTAAAAATGGCAAGTTTATCAAAAAGATGAACGACGATTTTTTTCAACAACATCCAGAAGATTATCTCGCATCACATATGCCATTTGATTATCTATGGCAGTTTTCCAACTCTCCGATTAGCAATCAAGATTTTTGTAGCGAGAAAATTAATATAACTTCAAATATCAAGAAATTCGATTTTCAGAAAGCTCTAAAAATTCAACAGCAGCAATCTTATGAGGAGAAATTAAAAAGTTCTGCAGAGCGAGTTGAAGACACTGGTGTGCAAAATAATCTAATTAGAAAACAGCTCACTTACTTAAAAACCGCTATCGATCATGCCCATCAAAATAAGGTTGTCAATCTCTACAATGCTGCAGCAGCACATTATAATGAGGCACTTACGGCACTCAATAACTTTATAGAGATCAGAAATAATAGTAGCAGACAGACGGCATCTGATCATTCCTTGAAAAACATGGTCGCAAAGGCGGAAGTTGATATTAGTACCGCCTCCGAAATCTTGAATTCACTTCCCACAGCAAATCCTAAAACTACATTGGCGGCAAATCGTTTACGAAAGTCCGTTATCAGCGTAAATGTCGATGTTCAGAAACAAAAACAGTGGCTTAAAAATTATTTACGAGAGGATAAAAATGGACGTAGAGATCGATTTAATAAACGAACGGCTTCTGTTTTATCGACTAGAAAAAGGTCGTAA
- a CDS encoding transglutaminase domain-containing protein, protein MKFITTILLAVLFSHVSFSQKAVVNEFSAIDKKALLIPQNLTNTTDQIASYISSNFRTDLEKSRAAFIWVASTISYDLENMYVINFEETSSDRIASTLKTRKGICENYAALLNEILNKVGVKSFVVAGYTKQNEAIDQLSHAWNAAYVDGAWYIFDPTWGSGYISGNRFTKKINNKFFKVRPEISIKTHMPFDYLWQFLEYPITNQEFYESKTQQNKAKVKYNFTEELATYERQSEVNQLKLAATRVEKNGVKNALIFERLKYLKLAAENLQQNLVVKQFNNASASYNEGIAKYNDFINYRNRQFKPQVSDHEIQTIIDDAARNLEKAKTILGEIPVSDASTTTLVNQLKTAAEAASNNILEQKEWLKIYLSKGKIARKSMFYERKLSLFGVPIN, encoded by the coding sequence ATGAAATTTATTACGACCATTCTTCTTGCCGTTCTTTTTTCTCACGTTTCATTTTCGCAGAAAGCGGTTGTAAATGAATTTTCTGCAATCGATAAAAAAGCATTGTTAATTCCACAAAATCTAACAAATACTACCGATCAGATTGCAAGTTACATAAGTTCAAATTTTAGGACTGATCTAGAAAAATCTCGCGCTGCTTTTATTTGGGTCGCGTCAACTATCAGCTACGATCTTGAAAATATGTACGTGATTAATTTTGAAGAAACTAGTTCAGACAGAATCGCTAGCACATTGAAAACTCGGAAAGGTATTTGCGAGAATTACGCAGCTCTGTTAAACGAAATTTTAAATAAAGTTGGTGTTAAATCTTTCGTAGTTGCCGGATACACCAAGCAAAATGAGGCAATTGATCAACTATCACACGCTTGGAATGCAGCGTACGTAGACGGTGCATGGTATATATTTGATCCAACGTGGGGGTCGGGTTACATAAGTGGAAATAGGTTTACCAAGAAAATTAACAACAAATTTTTTAAAGTAAGACCCGAAATATCTATTAAGACACATATGCCCTTTGACTATTTGTGGCAGTTTTTAGAGTATCCAATTACCAATCAAGAATTCTATGAAAGTAAAACCCAACAAAATAAGGCGAAAGTCAAATATAATTTCACCGAAGAATTGGCTACTTACGAGAGGCAATCTGAAGTTAACCAACTAAAGTTAGCTGCTACTCGTGTCGAGAAAAATGGGGTTAAAAATGCACTCATTTTTGAAAGATTAAAATACTTAAAATTAGCTGCTGAGAATCTTCAGCAGAATCTCGTTGTGAAACAATTTAATAATGCGAGCGCGTCTTATAATGAAGGAATTGCCAAATATAATGACTTTATTAATTATCGAAATAGGCAATTTAAACCACAAGTTTCTGATCATGAAATTCAGACCATAATTGATGATGCCGCTCGAAATTTGGAGAAAGCCAAAACAATTTTGGGCGAAATTCCTGTTTCCGATGCAAGCACAACCACTTTGGTAAATCAATTAAAAACTGCTGCTGAAGCTGCTTCAAATAATATCTTAGAACAGAAAGAATGGCTTAAAATCTATCTCAGTAAAGGAAAGATAGCTCGAAAATCAATGTTTTATGAGCGCAAACTTTCTTTATTTGGTGTTCCAATAAATTAG
- a CDS encoding cytochrome b/b6 domain-containing protein, producing the protein METKEKFTVIHRLLHWLIALAMPILFITGFLRLYWMNKNHMISVIEDKTTSTPISKEIMTDIAKTIRAPMWEWHEIFAYVMIFAFIARIIYMIVKGIRFPNPFAKTQTPKVRFQGFTYIYFYTFVFLSAVTGLSIQYHLFEAYKETIEMVHKWGVYWFPIFVVLHIAGVVIAELTTKKGITSKMIGGD; encoded by the coding sequence ATGGAAACTAAAGAAAAATTTACAGTAATACATCGATTATTACACTGGTTGATTGCTTTGGCAATGCCAATTTTGTTTATAACTGGTTTCCTAAGATTGTATTGGATGAATAAAAACCATATGATCTCTGTAATTGAGGATAAGACTACCTCGACACCAATTTCTAAAGAAATTATGACCGATATTGCCAAAACGATACGAGCGCCTATGTGGGAATGGCACGAGATTTTTGCTTATGTTATGATTTTTGCTTTTATAGCTCGCATCATTTATATGATTGTAAAAGGAATCCGGTTCCCAAATCCTTTCGCAAAAACACAGACTCCCAAAGTACGATTTCAAGGTTTTACATATATTTATTTTTACACTTTCGTCTTCCTTTCCGCAGTTACTGGTCTATCAATTCAGTACCACCTATTTGAAGCGTATAAAGAAACTATAGAAATGGTACATAAATGGGGAGTTTATTGGTTTCCGATATTTGTCGTGCTCCATATTGCTGGAGTTGTAATTGCCGAATTGACTACCAAAAAAGGAATAACATCCAAAATGATTGGGGGAGATTAA
- a CDS encoding DUF805 domain-containing protein: MEWYLKVIKQYADFNGRARRKEYWMFILFNMIFSIVAMIVDNVLGITFAGIPYGPLYIFYGIAMFIPGLAVSVRRLHDINKSGWMMFVVLIPLAGAIWLLVLYCTEGTQGENQYGDNPKNEEGFLKRA, encoded by the coding sequence ATGGAATGGTATTTAAAAGTTATTAAACAGTACGCAGATTTTAATGGTAGAGCAAGACGCAAAGAGTATTGGATGTTCATATTATTTAATATGATTTTTTCAATTGTTGCAATGATAGTAGACAATGTTTTGGGAATTACATTTGCTGGCATCCCTTATGGCCCATTATACATTTTTTATGGAATAGCGATGTTTATACCGGGACTTGCCGTTAGTGTGCGCAGACTACATGATATAAATAAAAGTGGTTGGATGATGTTTGTAGTTTTAATACCATTAGCTGGAGCAATCTGGCTTCTAGTCCTTTATTGTACAGAAGGCACTCAGGGCGAAAATCAATATGGAGATAATCCTAAGAATGAAGAGGGTTTTCTTAAAAGAGCCTAG
- a CDS encoding porin family protein, which translates to MKKIIFGALMLCSITTFAQKVTFGAKAGLNISNLSGDYPTTSGDYLTIETSPLTSFHLGGFVEFHLNEKIKFAPELLISIQGNQIDTRGTVWNPPTQTYQTQRFVQNPTLTYLNIPLMFKYEVINKLHLEVGPQIGFLISAKSKWEYTNADAPAENSTVTVDLLNDGIYYFGGQQIYVEKGMNGMDLSLNIGASYDLTQSLFVQARYGGGVAAIDSKSQLAGEVKSLNLKNSVFQFSLGYRF; encoded by the coding sequence ATGAAAAAAATTATTTTTGGAGCTTTGATGTTGTGCTCTATAACAACATTTGCACAGAAAGTGACCTTTGGAGCAAAAGCAGGTTTGAACATTTCAAACTTATCGGGAGATTATCCAACCACGTCCGGAGATTATTTAACAATTGAAACTAGCCCACTCACTTCATTTCACCTCGGTGGTTTTGTCGAATTTCATCTTAACGAAAAAATTAAATTTGCTCCCGAACTATTAATATCGATTCAAGGAAATCAAATAGATACAAGGGGCACTGTCTGGAATCCTCCTACGCAAACTTATCAAACACAAAGATTTGTGCAGAATCCAACACTCACGTATTTAAATATTCCACTGATGTTTAAATATGAAGTGATCAACAAATTGCACTTAGAAGTAGGTCCTCAAATTGGATTCTTGATTAGTGCTAAATCAAAATGGGAATACACTAACGCCGATGCTCCCGCAGAAAACAGTACCGTGACGGTCGATTTACTAAATGATGGTATCTACTATTTTGGCGGTCAGCAAATTTATGTCGAGAAAGGAATGAACGGGATGGATCTTAGCTTGAATATTGGAGCATCTTATGATCTTACGCAAAGCCTTTTTGTGCAAGCACGCTATGGCGGCGGTGTGGCCGCTATCGACTCTAAGTCTCAACTTGCGGGAGAAGTTAAATCACTCAACTTAAAGAATAGTGTATTTCAATTTTCATTAGGTTACAGATTCTAA
- a CDS encoding PadR family transcriptional regulator: protein MTKDIVPDLLSAWEETYKKGQLTLWIFLSLKDGPKYVDEIKEFVETKSQNTMSCEEQSLYRNLRKYEHIDVVSFENRKGNKGPDRKYYFLTKMGEQLLQQFITRNINLFFSAEINNLLKK, encoded by the coding sequence ATGACGAAAGACATTGTACCTGACTTACTTTCTGCTTGGGAAGAAACCTATAAAAAAGGTCAACTAACATTATGGATATTTTTGTCGTTAAAGGACGGGCCGAAATACGTTGATGAGATTAAGGAATTTGTAGAAACAAAATCTCAAAACACGATGAGTTGCGAAGAGCAGAGTTTGTATAGAAATTTACGCAAATACGAACACATTGATGTAGTTTCTTTTGAAAACAGAAAAGGAAATAAAGGACCAGACAGGAAATATTATTTTTTAACAAAAATGGGAGAGCAGTTGCTTCAACAATTTATTACTCGAAATATAAACTTATTCTTCTCAGCAGAAATTAATAACCTTCTAAAAAAGTAA
- a CDS encoding group III truncated hemoglobin, translated as MKNDIQNLVDIQLLVDTFYNKIREDHTLKDIFNNKIQDRWPEHLTKMYSFWQTVLLEEHTYYGSPFVPHAKLPIDLEHFDQWLLLFTKTVDDLFEGEKAEKAKWQGNRMAQMFHSKITYYNNNTSVKII; from the coding sequence ATGAAAAACGACATTCAAAATTTAGTCGATATCCAGCTTCTGGTTGATACTTTTTATAACAAAATTCGCGAAGACCATACGCTAAAAGATATTTTCAATAATAAAATTCAGGACCGGTGGCCCGAGCATCTTACAAAAATGTATAGCTTCTGGCAGACAGTTTTGCTGGAGGAGCATACTTATTACGGAAGTCCTTTCGTTCCACATGCAAAACTACCTATCGATTTGGAGCATTTTGATCAATGGTTGTTATTATTTACTAAGACCGTTGACGATTTGTTTGAAGGAGAAAAAGCGGAAAAAGCAAAGTGGCAGGGCAACAGAATGGCGCAGATGTTTCATTCGAAAATAACATATTATAATAATAATACATCAGTCAAAATAATATGA
- a CDS encoding cytochrome C encodes MVENKSKVSLFVDDDLQPIAELVAPVQFELDTTKLTDGEHVLKLVSRSTSGREGIRKIKFIVRNGPAIAVEGLSENEVVDGSVPLMINAYDKGDQINFIIEGSETPQTVPTWLWILLIAFVGWAAFYIVTNSNI; translated from the coding sequence ATGGTAGAAAATAAAAGTAAAGTCTCGCTATTTGTCGACGACGATTTACAGCCAATCGCAGAATTGGTCGCACCAGTACAATTTGAATTGGACACAACAAAACTAACTGACGGTGAGCACGTTCTAAAATTGGTGAGTAGATCCACGAGCGGTCGTGAAGGAATCCGAAAAATAAAGTTTATTGTTCGAAATGGTCCTGCAATTGCGGTCGAAGGGCTGTCAGAAAATGAAGTAGTAGATGGCAGTGTTCCACTGATGATTAATGCTTATGACAAAGGAGATCAGATTAATTTTATAATCGAAGGAAGTGAAACCCCGCAAACAGTGCCCACTTGGCTCTGGATTTTATTAATCGCTTTTGTGGGCTGGGCGGCGTTTTACATTGTAACTAATAGTAATATTTAA
- a CDS encoding hexameric tyrosine-coordinated heme protein translates to MANDEIWLKSLLTKTPQEGRELAILMSRKTIGAIQTDPEKRRKLRPEYAEDTAQLIQSAQVVAIEFQTIANANNYWRDEK, encoded by the coding sequence ATGGCTAATGATGAAATATGGTTAAAGAGCTTGCTGACCAAAACGCCGCAAGAAGGCAGAGAATTGGCAATATTAATGTCTCGCAAAACTATTGGTGCAATACAGACCGATCCTGAAAAACGTAGAAAATTACGACCTGAATATGCCGAAGACACCGCCCAACTTATTCAATCTGCCCAAGTTGTAGCAATCGAATTTCAAACTATTGCAAATGCAAATAACTACTGGAGAGATGAAAAATAA